A region of Paractinoplanes abujensis DNA encodes the following proteins:
- a CDS encoding slipin family protein has product MSDTPEVIVHSGFRGLRYSDGRFDEVLEPGRYEMPKRSRFRSKRGPAVRIVPIDVRERELTIKGQEILTADKVAVRVSIVTHFRVVDPRAAVEQVADYADRIYSDVQLAARRSLASMTLEAILTNRNQLSEDILRDVEGVSAGYGVQIVRADVKDLVFPGNLQEVMNRVLTAQRVAEAQMVEARTRAERETLEANTKAGAERVAAEAEAQAKRIRADAEVDALRRLAAAAEAYAQHPALLRLRELETLGSLGTNAAARLYIGFDKHSDLGAE; this is encoded by the coding sequence TTCGACGAGGTGCTCGAGCCCGGCCGCTACGAGATGCCCAAGCGGAGCCGCTTCAGGAGCAAGCGGGGGCCGGCCGTCCGGATCGTGCCGATCGACGTGCGCGAGCGCGAGCTCACCATCAAGGGCCAGGAGATCCTGACCGCCGACAAGGTGGCCGTCCGGGTCAGCATCGTCACCCACTTCCGGGTGGTCGACCCGCGGGCCGCCGTCGAGCAGGTGGCCGACTACGCCGACCGCATCTACAGCGACGTGCAGCTGGCCGCGCGGCGCTCGCTGGCGTCGATGACGCTCGAGGCCATCCTGACCAACCGCAACCAGCTCAGCGAGGACATCCTGCGCGACGTCGAGGGCGTCTCGGCCGGCTACGGCGTGCAGATCGTCCGGGCCGACGTCAAGGACCTGGTCTTCCCGGGCAACCTGCAGGAGGTGATGAACCGGGTGCTCACGGCGCAGCGCGTGGCCGAGGCGCAGATGGTCGAGGCCCGCACGCGGGCCGAGCGCGAGACCCTGGAGGCGAACACCAAGGCGGGCGCCGAGCGGGTGGCGGCCGAGGCCGAGGCGCAGGCCAAGCGGATCCGGGCCGACGCCGAGGTCGACGCGTTGCGCCGGCTGGCCGCGGCGGCCGAGGCGTACGCTCAGCACCCGGCCCTGCTGCGGCTGCGCGAGCTCGAGACGCTCGGCTCGCTCGGCACCAACGCGGCCGCGCGCCTGTACATCGGCTTCGACAAGCACAGCGACCTCGGAGCGGAATAA